The Quercus lobata isolate SW786 chromosome 4, ValleyOak3.0 Primary Assembly, whole genome shotgun sequence genome segment ATACTAGAGCTATTGCGGCGGGCATGTAGAACGCCGCAATAGATCTCATGTATAGCGGCGGGCCAAGAAAACGCCGCAATAGGCTACCTATAGCGGCGGTTTTCGCACCCGCCGCAATAGGTCCGCCGCAATAGTTCAGTTTTCTTGTAGTGTGGTATAAAAAATTCCGCTATTTTAACAAATTGTTTTCATATTTCTTTAACTTGAGTGCTTGAAAATTGGCATCAAACGATGAAATTGAGATAATTGAAACATGGGCTAGGCTTGAGGCTATTATATTGGTGCTTCTCTTATAGATTATTGTCCATTTGGGCTTTTCTACTATAGATACTTCAGGATTGGTTGGTGAAATGACAGGCTGCATTTCGGCTTCTATTGTAGATACATAACGCATTTCTTGTTCCATGCAAATCCAGCATGTAACTACAAAACATTTCGTTGACATTGATGTATTATCTAAGTGACAACCCTCACCTTCAAAAGTTAGTATCCTTTGTATTGTATCTGAGAAAGCAAGAGAATCAATGGAGGTTGGGTtgttgtttataaaaaaaaaatttggggctGTTATAAGAAACTCGTTTGTCCAATGACTCCGATTGATGTTACTATTAATTTTCTAGAAACAACATGCTGTTTTTCCAATTATGCACACATCTCTTAGAACTCTTCAAttgaatgataaataaataatttcatatcctattatatcacaaataaaaaaataacttagtatatatatatatatatatatatatattttttttttttgagttaaaaacagcagaaaatatttttttttttaagaaaaaaaaaatgaagaatatacAACAGGAGCAACAAAATGATACATGGGCCAGGCTTGTAGATTCTTTGTGGATCATGGACTCAAAATTGCTGAGGAAGTTCTTGACCTTCGGCTCAGTTGGTAGAATGGTATTAGTTTGGGCTTTGATTATATATACTTTGACATATCTTTGTTTAAGAATGTTACTTTGTTGACTAATTTTAGTAGGCCCAGAGTTTGGATTTTGGATCAAGTTAATTCTCTCAGAGGTCCAGAAAAaacaaaccattttttttagggGCTAGTGTTATTGATCATAGGAACACGTACTCGATCTCTATGGCTAGCCTCCAAAAGTTAATAGGTaatcaatctaaaaaaaattaattacatactacaaattaaaaaaacactgAAATTGCATATGGACATTTACGTGagtttgaaaacattttatgtCATTTTCCTTGcaataaaaactataaatatttCATGTAAGtctggtagtggtggtggtggctgcaGTGGCAATAATGAAGGTGGTGCATGGTGGTGGTGCGGCGGTGGCAATAAAGACAACAGTGATGACaatggtggtgatggtggtggagCAATAGTGATGGTGTTAGTGGTATAAAGGAATGAAGGGAGTGAGAGCATAAGGGAATGATGAAAAACACTTTCTACTTTCTAAAAGTGGAAAATgcttcttttgttgttgattgcagaaaacttttttcattaacttttgttttttgttgtgtcAAACACAAAAGTAATAGGATTCAAAACTCCGCACATTAAAAAATACTAGTAATTCTAAACAAATCTGATCAAACGTTTGGTATTTATCAATGTACCAAATTAAAGCTATTTGATCATCACTTCTACAAGACCATCACTATTATCTTGGTATGAAAAATGGAAGCTACAAGTTCATATTTATTACAATTACGACACACATAGTGAATCACTCACTTTAAATTTCATCACTGATCAGAGTACAACAATGGAGGCCCTGTAGTGACGTTTTCCTTTTGAAGAAAATCTCTGAACCATAAAGCAGTGTTTTTCATATATCTAGTTAACCCATTTTTGTAATCTACATAATTGATGCCAAGCCGATATGTATAGCCAAATTCCCATTCAAAGTCATCAAGAAATGACCAGACATAGTATCCTTTAACGTTGATTCCAGCCCTGCAGAGAAGCCTTACTTGTTAATATCTTTGACATTGGAACTAAAAGATACTAGAACATTCACATCCTTTTTTTGTAAACTAGCCTAATACGACCAGTTAAAATATTCATCATaaattatgttttcattttttattgtgagagagagagagagagagagagagagagagaagaagaagaagaagaagaagaagaagaagaagaagaacattgCTCTCTCCAAACTTGTTGAGCACCATagcattttaccaaaaaaaaaaaaaaaaagaataatattggGGAGTCACATGTTGgacaataaaaaatgttttgaagagCAGGTTGCTAATAGCTAGCTATATGTTTATCCACATCTCTAAGgaaatatgcataaaaattgTACATTTCTTATGTGAAAACATAATTTATCCCTTGATGCCAATTTACATTTTCAATCTTCCTTGTggtattattattgttaaatatTGTCAAGGTCTTACCAATgggcgaaaaaaaaaaaaatcgttttgGATATATGTAGCATCATATTCATAACATGTGAGTGGGACCCACATGTTGTGAGTGTGATATGACATCGACATGCATCCAAAACACTATATATCGTCTCTTTACATGATACATTTACCTTCACAGCAAGTGTTACTACATGAAGAATATTCATGTATTTGTTCAATATTATATGTATGCATGAATCATTACTCACTTGATAACTTTTATGAGACTTGATAGATGGAGTTGGTGGTATTTTAACCTCAAGCTATCATTGAGAGCATCTTGAATTGGCAACGAGTTATTATTTACATCACTAAATCCTGAAAAGAACAAATGCATAAGATTACATCCTATACATGATTAAAATTGTAAGTATACTACTTGTAAAGAGAATATAAGATTGTCTTACCGTTTTCTGTAATTATTATAGGTGGattgttgaaatttttctttacatatagCAGAAGTTCTTGAATTCCTTTTGGATAGATGTAAAGCCAGCCAGAAGGAGTctaaaaaagtaattatttatgacattatttgatcaataaaatgaGTATAATCACATTCTTTATATTAGAACATGCCAATGTGAAGgtgtgttgagagagagagattaccgGTTCACCAATTGGAATTCCATCTTTGTCCGCTGCGAGTGACAACAAATTATGTGAATATATAAGTAAgttaaaatcttataattttaggttaaattacatatttggtcTTCAACATTTCACTTTTGTTACAAAATTGTATTTACACTTTAAAACAAATCACTACAATTTCTATACTTTCAAAATTAGTTCAAAAGGACAGTATTTTCATTTGATCAGCGGAAAAGAATAATGTGATGAAATAAATTCAAGTCACCTTATAGGCTCTATGCCATCAAAGTGACATTAGTTTCATGAATTCCATTTACTACGTCAAGATTTTCCATCTATCAAATGATGGTAAAGACAACAAAGAGAATTCATAAACAAACGTCGAAATTTGGGGACCAAATATACAATTTAGCTAAATTTTCACGCTTAGAAGGTTGTAGTTTTTGGACATACTAGTCAAATCTACATGGCTATCTGTTGAGTAACTTAGATTGACGCTACTAGAGGATGTGGAATCATCTGCATATCTTGCAGTGTAGTAATTTACTCCAAGGAAATCCAGAGACTCTTTCACCATTTTGGATTGTGCTTTAGTGAAGTTGGGTAGTCGATTCCCCACCAAAGCTCGCATGGACTTAGAGTAGTCACCATATGTAATTGGATTAACAaacctataaaaaattaataatagtaatataaaTGATGTTGAGTttgatgaaaattaaaataatagtgaTAATAAAGAAGTTCATAGGACATTAAAGACACACAAGTGCATTAGAGTTGGTCGACCATCAAGAAATTGGTGCCTtcataattactttttttttggggggggggggggtagggggttatttttatcaattgagAACACTTTCTATGTTTTACGTTTTTAGGTTTATGCATTAATAATCGTTGTAACTTCTATTGTAGCCATCATAATTAAATTGCAGCAACTATGTGGACATATTCAAGAGCACTAGGTAATTATTGTTGGTAATTATTTTCATGGCAAAAAGTGTTTCTTCAATGGAAAGAGcatgatggtttttagaccccttaaaaacacaattggattaacctaggtaattagctaagttgttacttagtccaatttaacaaaactaggttatcacaatcaaaacaatcatatcatacaaagcagtggaaagataaataacacaaagatatgatcacccaggaaaccaaactgataaaaacctggggaggatttaacctaactatcctcaaggtaaacttgaatccactatcttgaaagaatcgaagttcatacaataagacttacaagctcccacactcgacttcttattgctacccaccagtagaacttactaacatgaccacgtgcaagctccgaatccacggactccttcttttttggattcaccaccagatacaagcacacccacttgtgtttctttaagcttcaatggcagcaactaaattgatcatcaaggtgtagataaaatctcctccttgaaaaccctaagtttgtgtaaaagaaagctcctctagatctcacaagagatttacataaacagcaatatgagcaacactaaaacgtggctaggatttgccttttatacttaggacaaattagaaaaccctaaatgttttaaacaaactagggctgagttggaaatttgtagaaaaatgcattctgcctgagattcgatcgatcgagcctaagcttcgatcgatcgagccaggccgaaatgcacaaTAGCTTTTGCatcagctcgattccaactttacataaaagatacaactttgagcaagtctaaaacactACTAAACACAtggttttgatcatggtttgccaacaacacattagagttctaaatacataaaaacctaagtctttagaacctaacagagcACTAGCAGAAAATTGTAGTCATTGTACTTACCATCCAAATGCAAAATCAAGAGCTCTAGAGGCAGCGTTGCTGCTAGAAATTGTTTGGTACTTGGGCACCATCCAATAGGTTGATACTGTAATACCAATCTCCCCCATTTGAGAAgcctataaaattaaaattcccTTTATCATATGCATCCTAGATAACaataaatatgtaaaacatttttataaccCCATAGACTCTTCGCGTGCATATGTGTAATGTGTGTATACTGTATATCTATGCATAGCTAAACTATCATTATTTAAACACAAACCTGATAGTTCTCCCTATACAATTTTACAGCAGTTGCATGAGAAAGAATGATGTGATGAGCTACCACATAAGGTTCTGTTCCTGAGTTCCCAAAGGTGCAATTTCCTACATAGCTAGAGCATCGGCCAGGTGCCGTGTTACCGGTTGCATAACCTTCACTGCTAAACGTATTTGGCTCATTAAAAGTTGTCCAATTCTTCACTCTATCACCAAATTCTTTGAAGCAGAAGTCCGCATAGTGGTAAAAGTCATTCCTAATTTATTGGAGGATAAggatcatttttttaattggataagGATCAATTGTACCTTTGATTAATGTTGTTGATTGTATGTAACTTACACAATGTTGGTGCTCAAGAATCCATTGTATTCATCTTCAAGTGCTTGTGGAGTATCCCAATGGAATAAAGTAACCAAGGGTTGTATACCTGCTCATTATTGTGGAAATTATGAAGGGAACTTGCCAAAGAATACTATGTTTGGGATAAAAGGGTAATGAAAGTTTACCATTATATAGGAGCTCATTAATGAGTTCATTGTAGAATTTGACACCTTGTTGGTTCACTCCCCCGCTAAGTTTTCCCTCTATGGACCAAATAAGCTTCATTTATATCATAAATATCATTGGCAGTGACAATACAAATAGCAAGAATTCttaatcctctttttttttttttgggtgtattttccttctttcattcattttgtttgttttggtttgcaTTTGAATGAGATAGTCACACTAATCACTACCATATTAGGTACAATGGTATGGGAAGTATGAAGGATGAACTTACTAGGAAGTACTCTGGACCAAGAGATGGAGAATCTAAAGGAGTCTAAGCCAATTTCTTTCATCAGAGCTATATCCTCCTGAAACAAAGCTAAGTTTTCTTATCAAATTAACCCTCCCCTTTCCCCAACCACacacaccacccccccccccccccccccaaaaaaaaaaaaatagtaaagataTTCCTCTTTTGCACTGTGTAAGATGCTGAAGATAAAGTGAAGTAAATCATACCTTGAAACGATGATAAAAATCTTGAGTTACATTCCCTGAACTATGGTCCAAAATTTTTTCTGCCATGACCATAAAATATCTCAGAAATCATCATAAGATAGATATGCAGAAAAATTGACATTTATTACATCAAACCTTGGTATTATAATAAAGTATTAAAAagtcccccctccccccctctcggcgagaaattattatttacactAAGAGGACTACTGATGTGGTCTTCCCTGACTAATGAGATGATGTCATCTATGCAAATGTATGTGTAAACTTCCTAATCAgcacaaggaataaaaaataaaaattatcagatgatgtcacatttgcataaataacaACATTTTATTGGTTGAAAGGTCAGGGAGGACCACGTTAGCAGTCTTCTTGGAggatctaataatttctcccCCCCTTAAAggagttaaaaaatatttaaaaatgaaatgtattaaCTGTTGGACTATGTATACTTAATATCAGTGAACTATTGTGattcaaacaaatatataaactCCCGGAATTTAGAAATTGATaagaaataactttttttttttaatttataattttaattattggcTTGTAGACCACACATGGCCATCCTTCCGTTATATCTTACATGTACCTATGAAATCATGTATGGAATGTATCTGTTTCTCTATATTtccttttataatttaaaatattgtattttgtatatctaattgagtcttttaattttaaaatagtttgaAAGAAGTGCTTCAAATAATTGtaatttgacacaaatttattgtatataaaaaaatctaataaacatTTCAAACTGTTTGTTGACACATTCAGAGTAGGAAAATCTCTCTCATGGAAAGCAATGCTATACACTTATGAAGGAGTTTGGTGAAGAATCTTAGCATCCTAATGTTGGGATATACCCAAGTGAGTAGAAGTCCCACATTAagcaaaagtaaaagaaatgaATAATCGATATTTGGGTCCAAACTTATAGATTTAAGGTTTTGAATGGTAGTGTATAAAGGTTATTTAAAGCTAGCGTATCTTGTAAACAAGTAATTCACATAATCTCTTTAACTTATATTTAAATGTTCAACCTTTTAGGGGGGTTTGGCATTATTCTAAGGATTCAACATTGAAGTACAGAATTGGGCGAACCACCAGCTTCTTGGCTGAGTTATGGGCATTGCGTGATGGGCTCATGCTGTGCATCAATAGAAATTTTCAAGCTATTGAAGTTGAGCTGGATGCAAAAGCTGTTATTGATGTGCTTTCTAACCTAAATCAAGCTAATAATAACATTCTTTCTATTTTGGATGATTGCAGGCAACTGGTTTCCCAAATTTTTCGGGTCCAATTTAGCCAATGCTATGGAGAAGCTAATAAATGTACTGACCTACTTGCGAGAAGGGGAACTCAACAAACTAAAGacttttgtttatttgatagTCTGCCTATGGACATTGCTAGCTATTTAGATTTTGATTATTCTGGCATGTATTTGAACAGGTGCTGTCCTGCTAACTCTGTTTCACTTTTCTAGTTTTTAatattaagggtccgtttggatacagctgaaaactgaaaactgaaattgaaaaacactgtagcgaaataatttttaaatgtgtaaatagtaccgtgggacccatttgtaataaaaaagttactgaaaaatgaaatttgtgggtccataaacagtacacgatgtgcactgattggtccaaaaaagtttgaaaagtcaaagtttgcggctactgttcattgaacagtgcataaacagtAGCCACAATCTgaaaaaacgcgtgaaaaaaaaaaaaaaaaaagcaaacaaaacgCAGACACAGACGTATCAGCCCAATTCAAACGCAACTTAAGTCCCTCTTACCGAAAAAAATcattgacaaaaaaaatcattgactTTGGGTATATGGGTTCACGTGCACATATACTCTTTAGGTGGATTTGGTTGTTTCTTACTCATTAGTCATCAACTCAATGAACTCATAATAGGCCTAATTTAGAATAAAGACAatgtaaatgttttttttttttttttttttttttttttgagattaaagattgaaatttcattaaaaggtaaaaataagTATACAAAGGTGTCTGGAACTCGGCCagacaagaaaaaagaaacaaagaaaacaggGGACAAAAACCCTTCTAAGCAAGAGATTAGAAACACTATAACCATGGGTCCCTAGAATAAAACAACCAAATCATCAAGGAGGTTTTTGTTGAGCTGCACAGAGCAACTGATGCTCGCGCAAAACCTGTAGCTCCATCAAAAATAACCTTTGGGTGTAGCTCTGAATGTGTTCAAAATGGTGTTTGTTTCGAGCATTCCACAAACCCCACCCAATGACAGACCAAACTTCAAGCTAAAGATATGGATTCAGGATCTAAGAGTCAATTGTATTACTATATTGTTCCAAACTTTTTTGTGTATAAGGTTCCAAATTTAGTTGTATAGGGATTCCTAATTTTACTGCTTATATAAATTAGAAACAGGTTGGAGtaagtttcttttatttagtgtgtgtttgataaagattattttggcaacttattttactattcagtttatttttgctattattcatgggtcttactgcactttttgatactgtTCATAGGtcacactgtactattttagctaatttttacctttatttacagtattttcaataaaaagttttcattttcaacaaaataagcggattccAAACgaattcttatttatttattctcttaAAAGTGGCGGTAGGTCTATTGGCATGGAATATATTACCAAATATTTCACACTTactccttttccctcttttttttttttttttggtatgatgGGCCCAAGTAGGTTCTATATGAGAGTGATAGAAAAAATCCGGTGAAAAAATCTACATCACCACTCTTCTAAATATACACCGGATATAAAATTACATCTCATTTCTGTCTCTTTCCCAAGTCcctctcttcctttctcttttctcataCGAGTTATATCCCATATTTCATATCTCTATCTCTAATATAACTCAAATTTTCTCTTTACTTTTTGTCTGGTTCCAAATCTCAGCTACATTTCTCCCTCCTTGactcaaaattttgacaaattggTGGAGTCCACACACTCATAACTCAAATTTTGGAAACATTCTAAATACTGAACTCAGTTTCCATGACTCTTactcaaaaatttgagttttgagttatggaaacattactcaaaaactaaaccaaacaacTTACATTTCAGTGGGACCCatgttttttgagttttagttGATAAAATCtgagttatataactcaaaACTCATCAAACCAAACATACTTTGAAACCACTCATGCACTCTTCCACAGTCAACTCTCCTCACACCATTGTTAACTTGCTTGGGCACTCTCTTCCtctatgtttatttattttatgtaaggATTGACATGTAATATCATATATTTTATACGGGGGTAGACTCCTCAAGTGTGAGATTCAGTCTCATGTGAGAAAAATGTTGTATGTAACTGTTACACAAGatatcacattttctttttctctattctccCACTTACAGGGAGAGATAGAATAGAAATGTTAACTTGCATTTGATATTCCTGTACCTTTAAATTTTgactgaattttgtttctacaTCTCAACAAGTAGCACAGTATTACCTATGCTAGAATATACATTTCAACTTTTGCCTGCTAAAATCATGTGGGCAATGAAAACttgcaaaaaattaatgtaCCAAAGAAAACATTGAtgcagagagagagacctgGATGTATCGCAGTGAAAGTATCCCATATGCTAGACCCTTTGCCATCTTGATATGCTGCCCCTTCATCctatgaaggaaaaaaataaaaaataaaaaataaaaccgtAAAACATACTTTTTTTGCAAGAGTAACACTGTACCATTGCCATCCTGCTATGCTGCCCTTTCATcctctctatatatatagacataCACACACAATGTAGGACATATGTATAAATGATAGAGCTAGCACAATACTATTGCTGCATACATACCTGGTAAGCACTTGACCCTGCTCCAAACACAAAACCAGCCGGAAAATCACTCCGGTTGAGACCTTCAATGCAAGCAAAAAAATAGGCCAAGGCCACAAGGTAGAAGAGCAAATGATGACGATGAATTTCCATGTTTGACTTTTGGTTGCACTGCACTCTCTCCAAATCcctatatatattgtagggcaCGATTAGGTGatggacctaattaattattGGAAGTTTGACACACTTACATATGaagacaaatttaaaaatctcaCTTAGTGATTTCGATGTTTCTTTTCTAATCCATatgcaaattttaaaaacaaaaatcttaaaATGATTATCATTCTTGTTTTatattaaagtaattttttggtAAACCATATACATGGCAGACTAAATTAAGGCCTAAATTTGCCCCACCATTTAGTAGGTAGAATTCTCGTTCATGCGATTGTTTCACATTTAATAGTGTCTACACTCTTTTATATTATGAGTAAAGTGTggatattattttaaaaatgtggacattttttgtgaaattgtaGACATTGTGTAATATAATGTACATCAAAGTGTGAAATAGTAATTTCCATGATTTTATTCCTGGTTGACCGATTGGAAAGCTACCGTATCCACTTTGAAGTTTCCTTTTTAGGTTTGAAATACCATCGAATCAATCATTTTGGGATTTCTTGCTTACTTATTTCCTTGATTTTGGAACCTGAAATAACCAAATATTCACAAACAGTCAACATGTTAAGCTGCAAAATgaacacaaacaaacccaaaaaaaaaaaaaccagcaccttaaaaaacaaaagctcAGCTAATTTTGAAATAGCAAGTCATTGTTGAATAGTTGAAGTCGTAGAATATTAGGTAGCAAGAATGTTGGGTGCATAAAAGTTTCCCCATATCATCTTTTAAGTACTTTTCACCACATGGAAAGCCCAAGGAAAAGAGAATGACAATTGTGGTTTGAAGGCTAAGATGgttttttcctacaaatttcTGGTTTTATGGGGAAAATTTTGTAAGTGAGCTTGGATTGTTTGTAGTAAAGCCCATGGAAAGTAtcataaacccaaaaatttattaactGACAAGCCAAACTGAATTAGGCAAACCAGATTGCTCTATATGACGCAAAATATTTAATCTTCCTAACgtcccacaattttttttgcccAAACTATGAGTGTAATGCTGCATTTATCGGAAACATAATATACTTTTTCCTATAGACAATAGCACGTCGctttgaaataatattttctttgagGTTATGATGGGTGTGTTTTGTTTGGtcaaaactaaaatttgaaagGGGGGAAAGTTTGTTACCTTAACAAATCGTTGGAAACTGTTTTGTCTAATCTATTAGCATCACATTGGAACACAAATTAGTCCACATAAATGGGCTAAAATCCTTAAATGTTAAgctaatatataaaattaagtttagttcataaaaaattattaagaggctagctttaaacactacATTAAccttcataatttaaaattcttgTATATTATCGTTTTGTATGGACTTTTGTTGATATGACTTCCctattttgtatcttttcttttctttttctctcatttgtaAGTGAAGTGAAAGTCTGAAAACCTAGACTTTAAATGTTTTCACTCTCATTTAATCATTTCTCTTTAaggataaaaatataattttagaagataaaaaagaaaaagaaaaagaaactattCACATATCTCTTTAGAACtcttcaattgaataattaaaagataactttgtatctgtaaggttgaatttattcaatcatgtgttggctttattccgtgccaaatttgcttgtaatttagcaattagatactctgtatttaggtgggatttatGTAAAGGTTGTGTGTGAGACAGTGTGAAGAAACCTCAAGATGTGTGCAATCAAAGGagtctcgcgactggatctcgtgactgaCTTGCAACTGACAAGTCGCCAAAGTAGCACACATGTGGAGCATGCAGGGAAGCTGAAGGTCACGacagttggagcactacagaaCAAAAATTCCAGTTTGGCTAGGCAGTTAGCTCACAACTCAGACTCGCGACTCGTTCCAATCGCGAGGTTGAGTCGCTAGAATGCCCTGTATGGatgaaaactgacttttcacattccttatacactctactataaatacctttatacccatgaaatgtagagagcttctagagagaattt includes the following:
- the LOC115984316 gene encoding beta-glucosidase 17-like isoform X1 encodes the protein MEIHRHHLLFYLVALAYFFACIEGLNRSDFPAGFVFGAGSSAYQDEGAAYQDGKGSSIWDTFTAIHPEKILDHSSGNVTQDFYHRFKEDIALMKEIGLDSFRFSISWSRVLPKGKLSGGVNQQGVKFYNELINELLYNGIQPLVTLFHWDTPQALEDEYNGFLSTNIVNDFYHYADFCFKEFGDRVKNWTTFNEPNTFSSEGYATGNTAPGRCSSYVGNCTFGNSGTEPYVVAHHIILSHATAVKLYRENYQASQMGEIGITVSTYWMVPKYQTISSSNAASRALDFAFGWFVNPITYGDYSKSMRALVGNRLPNFTKAQSKMVKESLDFLGVNYYTARYADDSTSSSSVNLSYSTDSHVDLTTDKDGIPIGEPTPSGWLYIYPKGIQELLLYVKKNFNNPPIIITENGFSDVNNNSLPIQDALNDSLRLKYHQLHLSSLIKVIKAGINVKGYYVWSFLDDFEWEFGYTYRLGINYVDYKNGLTRYMKNTALWFRDFLQKENVTTGPPLLYSDQ
- the LOC115984316 gene encoding beta-glucosidase 17-like isoform X2 gives rise to the protein MKEIGLDSFRFSISWSRVLPKGKLSGGVNQQGVKFYNELINELLYNGIQPLVTLFHWDTPQALEDEYNGFLSTNIVNDFYHYADFCFKEFGDRVKNWTTFNEPNTFSSEGYATGNTAPGRCSSYVGNCTFGNSGTEPYVVAHHIILSHATAVKLYRENYQASQMGEIGITVSTYWMVPKYQTISSSNAASRALDFAFGWFVNPITYGDYSKSMRALVGNRLPNFTKAQSKMVKESLDFLGVNYYTARYADDSTSSSSVNLSYSTDSHVDLTTDKDGIPIGEPTPSGWLYIYPKGIQELLLYVKKNFNNPPIIITENGFSDVNNNSLPIQDALNDSLRLKYHQLHLSSLIKVIKAGINVKGYYVWSFLDDFEWEFGYTYRLGINYVDYKNGLTRYMKNTALWFRDFLQKENVTTGPPLLYSDQ